In one window of Tumebacillus algifaecis DNA:
- a CDS encoding Cfr family 23S rRNA (adenine(2503)-C(8))-methyltransferase, translating into MRPISKYETIRRMLSDSKQPEYRYAQIMDAIFKQNVGEYERMTLLPKVLRDELTRMLGPNVCSIVPVKELTSKQVSKVLFAIAGDERVETVRLTYERGWNSYCISTQCGCGFGCRFCATGTIGLKRNLTADEITDQLLHFRLNGHALDSVSFMCMGEALANPHIFDAMTILTDPHLFGLGHRRITISTIGLLPGIDKLTREFPQVNLINSLHSPFDDQRSELMPINDRFPVRDVMKALDRHIRHTGRKVYIAYTLLQGVNDSTEHAEAVAELLRGRGPGEHLYHVNLIPFNSTEILPDSYRQSDSNRIKAFARILKSKGISFTVRTQFGSDINAACGQLYRSE; encoded by the coding sequence ATGAGACCAATCTCTAAATATGAGACGATTCGGCGAATGTTGTCCGACTCCAAGCAGCCCGAGTATCGGTATGCTCAGATTATGGACGCGATTTTCAAGCAAAACGTCGGCGAATACGAACGGATGACCTTACTGCCCAAAGTTTTGCGCGATGAGTTGACCCGGATGCTTGGTCCGAACGTCTGCAGCATCGTTCCGGTAAAGGAACTCACGTCGAAACAGGTCAGCAAGGTGCTGTTTGCCATTGCGGGCGACGAACGCGTGGAGACTGTACGTCTTACTTATGAGCGGGGGTGGAATTCGTATTGTATTTCCACGCAGTGCGGCTGCGGATTCGGGTGCAGGTTTTGCGCCACTGGTACGATCGGCCTGAAACGAAATCTGACCGCCGACGAAATTACCGACCAATTGCTACACTTTCGCTTGAACGGCCACGCCTTGGACAGCGTCTCCTTCATGTGCATGGGGGAGGCGCTCGCCAACCCGCATATTTTTGATGCAATGACGATTTTGACCGACCCGCATCTCTTTGGTTTAGGACATCGACGAATTACGATTTCCACCATCGGCCTGTTGCCGGGGATCGACAAGTTGACACGGGAGTTTCCACAGGTCAATCTCATCAACTCGTTGCATTCGCCGTTCGACGATCAGCGAAGCGAGTTGATGCCGATCAACGACCGATTCCCAGTCCGCGACGTGATGAAGGCATTGGATCGTCACATCAGGCATACAGGGAGAAAGGTGTATATTGCGTATACTCTTCTTCAAGGAGTCAACGACTCAACGGAGCATGCGGAAGCAGTTGCCGAGTTGTTAAGGGGTAGGGGACCTGGGGAACATCTCTACCACGTTAACCTGATTCCCTTCAATTCGACCGAAATTTTGCCAGACAGCTATCGTCAATCTGATTCGAATCGGATTAAAGCGTTTGCTCGGATCTTGAAGTCAAAGGGTATCAGCTTCACGGTCCGAACTCAATTCGGATCGGACATTAACGCGGCATGCGGCCAGCTATACCGCTCCGAATAA
- a CDS encoding alpha/beta fold hydrolase, whose protein sequence is MNFDVGGAMHKMAAILCTFQLRNTLDALSIDRAHFVGRSMGGMIAQIAASEYPERVLSLTSIMSSSGNPTLPQASPEVMAMMTKPAPNPFEDEAGFLAQRLSFAKRIAGTGYPFEEDAYRALILEEVHRAYDPGSVGRQIAAIAISGDRRPRLATIKVPALVIHGTDDPLFVPACGEDTASAIPGAELMLVDGMGHDLPHQLYKVTADGIERTARRK, encoded by the coding sequence ATGAATTTCGATGTTGGCGGTGCTATGCACAAAATGGCCGCGATACTCTGCACTTTTCAGTTGCGAAACACACTCGACGCCCTTTCAATTGACCGGGCACATTTCGTTGGCAGGTCGATGGGCGGAATGATCGCCCAGATTGCAGCCAGTGAGTACCCGGAACGGGTTTTATCACTCACCTCCATTATGTCTAGTTCCGGTAATCCCACCCTTCCGCAAGCTTCCCCGGAAGTCATGGCGATGATGACTAAACCGGCGCCGAACCCCTTTGAGGATGAAGCAGGATTTTTGGCGCAACGCCTCTCTTTTGCCAAACGCATCGCCGGCACTGGCTATCCGTTTGAAGAAGACGCTTATCGGGCACTCATTCTGGAGGAAGTCCATCGAGCCTACGATCCAGGCAGTGTCGGACGACAAATTGCTGCGATCGCTATCTCCGGTGACCGTCGTCCGCGGCTGGCGACCATAAAAGTACCAGCACTTGTTATTCATGGGACGGACGATCCCCTGTTCGTCCCGGCGTGTGGCGAGGACACAGCTTCTGCCATCCCGGGCGCCGAGCTCATGTTGGTTGACGGCATGGGACACGACCTGCCGCACCAACTGTACAAAGTAACCGCTGATGGCATCGAGCGAACGGCTCGTCGCAAATGA
- the istB gene encoding IS21-like element helper ATPase IstB → MNRKMLAQACKTLHLAHVMNHYESVPFESRTDFLLAILQSEIQGRESSKMKRLMKRAGFPQLKTFEGYNFEEITFPNHCTEQSLRELNFLKHKENILMLGKVGTGKTHLAIALGVEACRQGLDVRFYRVSELVAKLQERHASGTLTRFQKELMKCDLLILDEVGFVPFHQTGAELLFHVISECYEQRSLIVTSNLEFGQWNSVFGDTRLTKALVDRLVHHAHILSFTGESYRLRHALSSINS, encoded by the coding sequence ATGAATCGAAAAATGTTGGCGCAGGCGTGCAAAACGCTCCATCTGGCACATGTAATGAACCACTACGAATCGGTTCCGTTCGAGAGTCGTACTGACTTCTTGCTGGCAATCCTGCAGTCAGAGATCCAAGGACGTGAGTCCAGTAAAATGAAGAGATTGATGAAGCGCGCCGGATTCCCTCAATTGAAAACGTTCGAAGGATACAACTTTGAGGAGATCACGTTTCCGAATCATTGCACGGAGCAGTCTCTACGTGAGCTTAACTTCCTGAAACATAAAGAGAACATCTTGATGTTGGGAAAGGTGGGAACTGGGAAAACCCATCTGGCAATTGCGTTAGGGGTGGAAGCCTGTCGGCAGGGGCTTGATGTGAGGTTTTATCGCGTCTCGGAGCTTGTCGCCAAATTGCAGGAAAGACATGCGAGCGGGACGCTGACGAGATTTCAAAAAGAACTGATGAAGTGCGATCTGTTGATTTTGGATGAGGTGGGCTTCGTGCCGTTTCACCAAACGGGTGCTGAACTTCTGTTTCACGTTATCTCGGAATGCTACGAGCAGCGAAGTCTCATAGTGACCTCCAATCTGGAGTTTGGGCAATGGAACAGCGTGTTTGGTGATACTAGATTAACGAAAGCGCTGGTGGATCGTTTAGTTCACCACGCGCACATCCTGAGTTTTACGGGCGAGAGTTATCGCTTGCGTCATGCTCTGTCGAGCATAAATTCATGA
- a CDS encoding arsenic resistance protein: MISREKLEQNQIWLYVMILVLAAGLGLFAPKLMLALDNHILISVVIAVLMYGMFTQIPFVSIKESFGNRRFLLAILTANYIAVPIVVWLLSHFLPQQAPVLLGVYLVLLTPCIDYVIVFTHLGRGNEKLMLLSTPVLFVTQMLLLPVYLWIFMGNKASEVVNPGPFIEAFLIIIVLPLLLAIGTQLFSKNNRSGQVLLDASAWIPVPLMALTLFIVVASQIGKLSAYWDLLIKVVPIYIAFMFIMPFISRFIVKWLRLDVRSGRAVIFSAGTRNSLVVLPLALALPENWSTLVAAIIVTQTIVELAGELIYVRIVPNLILRDNNAKLTSE, translated from the coding sequence ATGATATCTCGTGAGAAACTTGAACAGAATCAGATTTGGCTATACGTCATGATCTTAGTTCTAGCAGCGGGACTTGGCTTGTTTGCCCCTAAACTCATGTTGGCATTAGATAATCACATTCTTATTTCAGTCGTAATCGCTGTCCTAATGTACGGGATGTTTACTCAGATTCCTTTTGTATCCATAAAAGAATCCTTTGGAAATCGTCGTTTTCTCTTGGCGATCCTAACTGCAAATTACATTGCAGTACCGATTGTCGTTTGGTTGTTATCTCACTTCTTGCCTCAGCAAGCTCCAGTATTACTGGGCGTGTATCTTGTATTGCTGACACCTTGCATTGACTACGTCATTGTATTTACTCATTTAGGCCGCGGCAATGAAAAACTAATGCTCTTATCAACGCCTGTTCTTTTTGTGACACAAATGCTCTTATTACCTGTGTACCTATGGATTTTCATGGGCAATAAAGCATCAGAAGTTGTTAACCCTGGACCTTTTATTGAAGCATTCCTTATCATCATCGTATTACCGCTTCTCTTGGCAATTGGCACACAACTTTTCTCCAAAAATAATCGTAGCGGTCAAGTGCTGTTAGATGCATCTGCATGGATTCCTGTTCCCCTGATGGCTCTTACGCTTTTTATCGTTGTGGCATCACAAATTGGTAAGCTATCCGCCTACTGGGATCTACTTATCAAAGTTGTTCCAATTTATATTGCATTTATGTTCATAATGCCGTTCATTTCACGTTTTATCGTAAAATGGCTGCGATTAGATGTTAGGTCAGGACGAGCAGTTATTTTTAGTGCAGGAACACGTAATTCCCTTGTAGTTCTTCCCCTTGCTTTAGCTTTGCCTGAAAACTGGAGCACACTTGTAGCAGCAATTATTGTAACGCAGACCATCGTCGAGCTTGCAGGTGAACTTATTTATGTTCGCATTGTTCCCAATTTGATCCTGCGTGACAACAATGCTAAGCTGACTTCTGAATAA
- the istA gene encoding IS21 family transposase has product MNILKVNGVELAYDSFGNENDEAIILIAGLGSQMIRWTVPFCQILAARGFRVIRFDNRDVGCSTHFSHHPTLDFDALATALMSGQRPDIPYTLDDMSNDAIGLLDCLSHNEIAECRGVKVQTLPATFWHKKSTCQHRSTNLPYGLRRPRGIERMLKVPEQQYIKFLREHEGCSITEIAERMNLNWRTAKKYADKDDWNETVGKRFGRYPVLGPFLEIIDTWLLEDEALPRKQRHTARRIFNRLKAEYEFTGGERTVQEYVAKWRAAYAHDRAKSYERLEHPGGEAQVDFGTVQVAQNGRLVERKILTASFPFSNAAFAFPVPSENGECFLEALKRLFGQMGGVPRRIWFDNLAAAVASIEKNGERKQTDAFTRFCAHYRFEPVFCNVARGNEKGNVENKVGYGRRNWCVPIPVIQSLDELAVHLEMEALEDRQRIHYSKKEKVDDLWRQEQKMLYSLPLEPLEVFRLDTGRLNKFRELSFENIKYPLPQCKAEQRVLLKIKWDLIEVLDESYSKIFEFPRPYTDKTMEIEWRAVLDGLKRRPRSVRYSTFVSMMPETLKHFLREVESETCKARLSLVRRLLENYTMGEIAKGLHELMPWDSRVETALEHALYKQRYPEFHPEPFQEVHTPSKIQGYHPGDLANYNDLLGVTL; this is encoded by the coding sequence ATGAACATTCTGAAAGTCAACGGTGTTGAATTGGCTTATGACAGTTTCGGTAACGAAAATGACGAGGCAATTATCCTAATCGCCGGGCTTGGAAGCCAGATGATTCGATGGACGGTTCCGTTTTGTCAGATATTAGCGGCGCGGGGCTTTCGCGTAATCCGCTTTGACAATCGCGACGTAGGTTGCTCGACACACTTTAGCCATCATCCGACGCTGGATTTTGACGCACTGGCGACTGCTCTCATGTCAGGACAGCGACCAGACATCCCTTACACACTCGATGACATGTCCAATGATGCTATCGGACTGCTCGACTGTTTATCGCATAATGAAATTGCAGAATGTCGCGGCGTAAAAGTGCAGACTTTGCCCGCGACATTTTGGCATAAAAAAAGCACTTGCCAACATCGATCTACTAACTTACCCTACGGTTTGCGACGACCAAGGGGGATCGAGAGGATGTTGAAAGTGCCTGAACAACAGTATATCAAATTTTTGCGCGAACACGAAGGGTGTTCGATAACCGAAATTGCAGAACGAATGAACTTGAATTGGCGAACTGCCAAAAAATATGCGGACAAAGACGATTGGAACGAGACGGTGGGAAAACGATTCGGTCGTTACCCAGTTCTCGGTCCGTTTCTCGAAATCATAGATACGTGGCTATTGGAGGACGAGGCTCTTCCCCGCAAACAGCGCCACACCGCTCGGCGGATCTTTAACCGTCTCAAAGCGGAGTATGAATTTACTGGTGGCGAACGAACGGTACAGGAGTACGTGGCTAAATGGCGGGCGGCTTACGCCCATGACCGAGCGAAGAGCTACGAACGGCTGGAGCATCCAGGTGGCGAAGCCCAGGTAGACTTTGGAACCGTACAGGTTGCGCAGAACGGGAGGCTCGTGGAACGTAAGATTCTTACCGCGTCCTTCCCATTTAGCAATGCGGCCTTCGCTTTCCCCGTTCCATCTGAGAATGGCGAGTGCTTTCTCGAAGCCTTGAAGCGGCTGTTCGGACAAATGGGCGGAGTACCGCGACGCATCTGGTTCGATAACCTCGCGGCTGCGGTTGCATCTATCGAGAAAAACGGAGAACGAAAGCAAACTGATGCGTTCACAAGGTTCTGTGCTCATTACCGCTTCGAGCCTGTCTTTTGTAATGTGGCGAGAGGCAACGAGAAAGGCAATGTAGAGAACAAGGTTGGTTACGGAAGGCGGAACTGGTGTGTCCCGATCCCAGTCATTCAATCGCTCGATGAACTCGCAGTACATCTTGAAATGGAGGCACTGGAGGATCGTCAGCGCATTCACTATTCGAAGAAGGAGAAAGTGGACGATCTATGGCGACAGGAGCAGAAAATGCTCTATTCCCTGCCGCTTGAACCGCTAGAGGTATTTCGTTTGGATACAGGTCGATTGAACAAATTTCGTGAACTGTCGTTCGAGAACATCAAGTACCCACTCCCGCAATGCAAGGCAGAGCAGCGCGTGTTGCTCAAGATTAAGTGGGATCTGATCGAGGTATTGGACGAGTCGTACAGCAAAATCTTCGAGTTCCCTCGGCCTTATACGGACAAGACGATGGAGATCGAGTGGAGAGCTGTGTTAGATGGACTCAAGCGACGCCCTCGCTCCGTCAGATATTCGACTTTTGTGTCGATGATGCCAGAAACACTGAAACACTTCCTGAGGGAAGTTGAGTCGGAGACGTGCAAGGCACGCCTGTCCCTTGTGAGGCGTTTGTTGGAGAACTACACGATGGGGGAGATCGCTAAAGGCCTGCACGAACTCATGCCTTGGGATTCTCGCGTCGAAACAGCGTTGGAGCACGCTTTGTACAAACAACGATATCCCGAGTTTCATCCTGAACCGTTCCAAGAGGTACACACCCCATCGAAGATTCAAGGCTATCATCCAGGTGACTTGGCCAATTACAACGATCTGTTGGGGGTGACATTATGA
- a CDS encoding DUF1330 domain-containing protein: MTELASIRYIEPSQRAGMRFMQRGIEGSIIMLNLLRFRDVADYTANPELTPEEPISGAEAFNRYIEHTLPYLRESGGEIMFLGDGGEFLIGPEDERWDLVMLIRQSSAQSFLAFSSHQDYLAGIGHRTAAIEDSRLLPMAELPIPK; the protein is encoded by the coding sequence ATGACAGAGCTTGCATCTATTCGTTACATCGAACCATCGCAACGCGCTGGCATGAGGTTCATGCAACGAGGCATTGAGGGCAGCATCATCATGTTGAACCTGCTGCGTTTTCGTGATGTTGCCGATTACACAGCCAATCCTGAACTAACACCAGAGGAGCCAATCAGCGGTGCCGAAGCTTTCAACCGCTATATTGAGCACACCCTCCCATATCTCCGTGAAAGCGGAGGTGAAATCATGTTTCTTGGCGATGGCGGTGAGTTTCTTATCGGACCAGAAGACGAAAGATGGGATCTTGTTATGCTGATCCGCCAGAGCAGCGCGCAGTCGTTTCTTGCTTTTTCAAGTCACCAAGACTACCTGGCCGGTATCGGGCATCGGACTGCAGCGATCGAAGATTCACGCCTTCTGCCTATGGCAGAACTTCCGATACCGAAATAA
- a CDS encoding bifunctional transcriptional activator/DNA repair enzyme AdaA codes for MDNTQWKAIFSCDSRYDGKFFYALSSTGTFCKPSCSSRTPNPKNVRIFYNEEAARSSGFRPCQRCRPDHADWEGLKRELFVKTKKYILHHYDQKLTLKDIGDALEKNPYYIQRTFKEMMGISPLQFLHDVRIEKSKGLLKEGHLSTTQISFDVGFSSLSHFSKVFKEKTGMTPKRYREVN; via the coding sequence ATGGATAATACCCAATGGAAAGCCATCTTTTCCTGTGATTCCAGATATGACGGAAAGTTTTTTTATGCTTTATCAAGTACGGGAACGTTTTGCAAGCCATCATGTTCGTCTCGCACACCCAACCCTAAAAATGTTCGTATTTTCTATAACGAAGAGGCGGCCAGATCGAGTGGATTTCGTCCTTGTCAACGTTGTAGACCAGATCATGCAGATTGGGAAGGGTTAAAAAGGGAATTATTCGTCAAAACAAAAAAATATATCCTTCATCACTATGATCAAAAATTGACGCTGAAGGATATTGGCGACGCTTTAGAAAAAAATCCATACTATATTCAACGTACTTTTAAAGAGATGATGGGTATCAGTCCTTTACAATTCCTACATGACGTTCGAATCGAAAAGTCTAAAGGGTTACTAAAAGAAGGACATTTATCAACGACTCAAATTAGTTTTGACGTTGGTTTCAGTAGCCTGTCCCATTTCTCGAAGGTTTTTAAGGAAAAAACAGGGATGACCCCGAAACGTTATCGTGAGGTAAACTGA
- a CDS encoding alpha/beta fold hydrolase: MLLAIGMVFPTWTPRIEGDNSISSLKQIEINGTDHEVMIRGVDRRNPIIIFVHGGPGCSEIPYVRKYQDLLEKNFTIVHYDQRGSGKSYHFFEDYSTLSADLLVDDLLALTDYVEMEFGQEKVLLIGHSFGTYIGMKAVAKAPDKFVAYVGIGQVADHRKSELDSLNYSIKQAKLAGNLKDAERLEQLRGAIEKGEQLTPRNMVRKYGGAARLIDDNWDYYTGFLFNPEYNLLDVIRYLNGVSLSQEILLEEESKNNITSIVDKVDIPVYFVMGQYDYMTSVKAAKEYFEVLEAPKKEFVIFEKSAHYPQFEEEELFAEWLKKTWSQIKF; this comes from the coding sequence ATGCTGCTTGCAATCGGAATGGTTTTTCCAACATGGACACCTCGAATTGAAGGAGATAATAGCATAAGTTCTTTAAAACAGATCGAGATTAATGGCACTGATCATGAAGTCATGATTAGGGGAGTGGATCGACGCAATCCGATAATAATCTTTGTGCATGGCGGTCCTGGCTGTTCTGAAATTCCTTATGTGCGGAAATATCAAGATTTGCTTGAAAAAAACTTTACAATTGTACACTATGATCAACGTGGAAGCGGGAAGTCGTATCACTTTTTTGAGGATTACTCTACACTATCCGCAGACTTGCTCGTAGATGATTTGTTGGCCTTAACAGATTATGTTGAAATGGAATTTGGACAAGAAAAAGTGTTGCTGATAGGCCATTCTTTTGGCACATATATTGGGATGAAAGCTGTCGCAAAAGCGCCTGACAAATTTGTTGCTTATGTTGGAATCGGGCAGGTTGCCGATCATAGGAAAAGCGAATTGGATAGCTTGAATTATTCAATTAAACAAGCAAAATTAGCCGGTAACCTAAAGGATGCGGAACGATTAGAACAGCTTCGAGGTGCAATCGAAAAAGGGGAGCAACTTACGCCAAGAAATATGGTTCGAAAATATGGCGGAGCAGCTAGATTAATTGATGATAATTGGGATTATTACACAGGGTTTCTCTTTAATCCGGAGTATAATTTGCTCGATGTTATTCGTTATTTAAATGGAGTTTCATTATCGCAAGAAATTTTGTTGGAGGAAGAGTCGAAAAATAATATCACAAGCATTGTCGATAAAGTAGATATACCCGTTTATTTTGTAATGGGACAATATGATTATATGACATCTGTAAAGGCGGCAAAAGAATACTTTGAAGTACTGGAAGCGCCGAAGAAGGAATTTGTAATTTTCGAAAAATCCGCTCATTATCCTCAGTTTGAGGAGGAAGAGTTATTTGCTGAATGGTTGAAAAAAACATGGAGTCAGATTAAATTCTGA
- a CDS encoding Lsa family ABC-F type ribosomal protection protein, with protein sequence MSLIKVTNLTFAHDGSYDNIFENVSFQIDTDWKLGFTGRNGRGKTTFLNLLLGKYEYSGTISANVSFEYFPFHVEHKENNTIDVVADIDPDFEHWQLLRELSLLHVSEDVLYRPFESLSNGEQTKVMLAALFLKENRFLLIDEPTNHLDLHARKLVSDYLNDKSGFILVSHDRAFLDNCVDHVLSINKTSIDIQKGNFSDWWENKQLQDNFEMAENDKLRKDIKRLSEAAKRTSSWSHDVEKTKNGTRNSGSKVDKGYIGHKAAKMMKRSKSIENRQQSAIEERSQLLKNVESSESLKISQLSYHKQQFVEVDRVSIQYGEKEVCRDVSFTVEQGDRIVLSGPNGSGKSSLLKLICGEEIPYSGTLRIGSQLKISYVSQDTSHLRGNLSEFARNCGIDESLFKANLSKLDFSRVQFEKDIASFSGGQKKKVLIAKSLSERVHLHVWDEPLNFVDVISRMQIEELLLEHSPTIIFVEHDSEFCKHVATKIVELKD encoded by the coding sequence ATGTCATTGATCAAGGTAACGAACCTGACGTTTGCTCATGACGGCAGTTACGACAACATCTTTGAGAATGTAAGCTTTCAAATTGATACCGACTGGAAGTTGGGCTTTACGGGGAGAAACGGCCGGGGCAAGACCACGTTTCTCAATCTACTGCTGGGTAAGTACGAATACAGCGGAACGATTTCGGCCAACGTCAGCTTCGAGTACTTCCCATTCCACGTTGAACACAAAGAGAACAATACTATCGACGTCGTCGCCGACATCGATCCGGACTTTGAGCACTGGCAGCTTCTTCGCGAGCTTTCGCTGCTGCATGTGTCGGAGGACGTGTTATACCGACCGTTCGAATCGTTGTCCAACGGAGAGCAAACGAAGGTGATGCTGGCGGCTCTGTTTTTGAAGGAAAACCGTTTTTTGCTGATTGACGAACCGACCAACCATCTGGATCTGCATGCTCGGAAGCTGGTCAGCGATTATTTGAACGACAAGAGCGGGTTTATTTTGGTGTCGCACGACCGGGCGTTTCTCGACAACTGCGTGGATCACGTTCTTTCGATTAACAAGACGAGTATCGATATCCAGAAAGGGAATTTTTCCGACTGGTGGGAGAACAAACAACTACAGGACAACTTTGAGATGGCCGAGAACGACAAGCTGAGGAAGGACATCAAGCGGCTGTCCGAAGCGGCCAAGCGGACGAGCAGTTGGTCGCACGATGTGGAAAAAACAAAAAACGGCACCCGCAACTCCGGCTCCAAGGTCGATAAAGGGTACATCGGTCACAAGGCCGCCAAAATGATGAAGAGGTCCAAATCGATCGAGAACAGACAACAATCTGCGATCGAGGAAAGATCCCAGTTGCTTAAAAACGTTGAAAGCTCGGAAAGCCTGAAAATATCTCAATTGTCGTATCACAAACAGCAATTCGTCGAGGTTGACCGCGTTTCGATTCAGTACGGCGAGAAGGAGGTTTGCCGCGACGTCAGCTTTACGGTGGAGCAAGGGGATCGCATTGTGCTCTCCGGTCCGAACGGTTCAGGTAAATCCAGCTTGCTCAAACTGATTTGCGGTGAGGAAATTCCTTATTCCGGCACGTTGCGAATAGGGAGCCAATTGAAAATATCATACGTTTCGCAGGACACTTCGCACTTACGGGGCAATTTGTCGGAATTCGCCAGAAACTGCGGGATTGATGAAAGCCTGTTCAAAGCGAATTTGAGTAAACTCGATTTTTCGCGCGTGCAATTCGAAAAGGACATCGCTTCTTTTAGTGGCGGTCAGAAGAAGAAGGTGCTGATCGCGAAAAGCCTCTCCGAGAGGGTTCATTTGCATGTTTGGGACGAACCGCTCAATTTTGTCGACGTCATTTCCCGGATGCAAATCGAAGAGCTACTGCTGGAGCATTCTCCAACCATCATTTTTGTGGAGCATGACAGCGAGTTTTGCAAGCATGTCGCGACCAAGATTGTGGAACTGAAAGACTAA
- a CDS encoding DUF2239 family protein — translation MSNALTSFYCTAFLGVGVVASGSLQHVVTTVKDALEDRDLTQLLLFDDSTGKQVDIDFRGKTDDVLKRLGEQFGDVPDTEVNHLSTRRVGRPKLGVVSGEVTLLPRHWEWLKSQPGGASVTLRKLIDEARRTGEKQSNIRESQEATYTFMTAMAGNFPKYEEALRALYAGDLDRFYHFIDDWAPDIRNHVKRLAATAFPEGN, via the coding sequence ATGAGTAATGCCCTAACAAGCTTTTACTGCACGGCATTTTTGGGTGTGGGAGTCGTCGCCAGTGGTTCGTTACAGCACGTTGTTACTACAGTGAAGGATGCTCTGGAAGACAGAGACCTCACACAGTTGCTTTTATTTGACGATTCCACGGGGAAGCAAGTGGATATTGATTTTCGTGGGAAGACAGATGATGTGCTCAAACGATTAGGAGAACAGTTTGGTGACGTACCCGATACGGAAGTGAATCACCTGTCTACGCGGCGGGTCGGTCGACCCAAGCTGGGGGTTGTATCCGGTGAGGTTACGTTATTGCCACGGCATTGGGAATGGCTCAAGAGTCAACCTGGAGGGGCGTCGGTAACATTACGAAAACTCATTGATGAGGCTCGCCGTACTGGAGAAAAACAGAGCAATATCCGAGAGTCACAAGAAGCAACATATACCTTTATGACAGCTATGGCCGGGAACTTCCCTAAATACGAAGAAGCTCTGCGGGCACTGTATGCTGGTGATCTGGATCGTTTCTACCACTTCATAGATGACTGGGCACCTGATATCAGAAACCATGTCAAAAGATTAGCCGCTACTGCATTCCCTGAAGGGAACTAA
- a CDS encoding oxalate decarboxylase family bicupin, translated as MVSEKRIGQIPQPIGSDGSGWWDLGPRDVIRDLQNPDLLVPPPTDAGTIPNLKFSFSDAHRQLSHGGWSREVTIRELPIATTLAGVNMALTPGGVRELHWHQQAEWAIMLVGRARITSVDQHGRNFIADVGVGDLWFFPPGIPHSIQGLEEGCEFLLVFDDGKFSDLNTLSISDWFAHTPRDVLSANFGVPASAFAEIPKCQRYIFQANVPGSLESQKVADLCGTVPQTFSHRLLAQKPIVTPGGTVRIVDSTNFPIAKTIAAALVEIKPGAMREMHWHPNNDEWQYYISGTGRMTVFAPDGTARTFDYRAGDVGYVPFAFGHYIQNTGDQSLWFLEMFKSDRFADISLNQWMALTPQQLVQENLNAGPEIMNALRTEKWPVVKYPGFSYFPRTSK; from the coding sequence TTGGTAAGTGAAAAACGGATTGGACAGATCCCGCAACCGATCGGGAGTGATGGCAGCGGATGGTGGGATTTAGGCCCGCGGGACGTCATTCGAGACCTTCAAAACCCCGACCTGCTAGTTCCACCTCCCACCGATGCCGGAACGATACCGAACCTAAAGTTTTCTTTTTCGGATGCCCATAGGCAGTTAAGTCACGGCGGTTGGTCGCGCGAAGTGACAATTCGGGAGCTTCCGATTGCGACCACGCTTGCCGGGGTGAATATGGCTCTGACTCCGGGCGGTGTACGCGAGTTACATTGGCATCAACAAGCGGAATGGGCGATCATGCTTGTAGGGCGGGCTCGCATTACATCGGTGGACCAGCACGGGAGGAACTTCATTGCGGACGTAGGCGTGGGTGATCTGTGGTTTTTCCCTCCAGGAATTCCACATTCGATTCAAGGTTTGGAAGAAGGTTGCGAGTTTTTGCTTGTCTTTGACGACGGTAAATTTTCGGACCTCAATACGTTATCGATCTCAGATTGGTTCGCACATACGCCACGGGATGTGCTATCGGCCAATTTTGGTGTGCCTGCGAGCGCTTTTGCTGAGATCCCGAAATGCCAGCGATACATTTTTCAAGCAAACGTGCCCGGTTCCCTTGAAAGCCAAAAAGTAGCAGACCTATGCGGTACGGTGCCACAAACCTTTTCTCATCGACTGCTGGCACAAAAGCCGATTGTAACTCCGGGCGGTACGGTACGGATCGTTGATTCCACCAACTTTCCGATTGCGAAAACAATAGCCGCTGCTTTGGTCGAAATCAAACCGGGTGCGATGAGAGAAATGCACTGGCATCCAAACAACGATGAATGGCAGTATTATATCTCAGGCACGGGACGCATGACAGTTTTTGCTCCCGATGGTACGGCCCGCACGTTCGATTATCGTGCGGGGGATGTAGGATATGTACCGTTTGCATTTGGGCACTATATTCAGAACACGGGCGATCAAAGTTTGTGGTTTTTGGAGATGTTTAAGAGTGACCGCTTTGCAGATATTTCACTGAATCAATGGATGGCGCTCACACCTCAGCAATTGGTACAGGAGAACCTAAACGCTGGCCCCGAAATAATGAACGCATTGCGGACTGAAAAATGGCCAGTCGTCAAATACCCTGGGTTTTCTTACTTCCCAAGAACGAGTAAATAA